From a single Sporosarcina oncorhynchi genomic region:
- a CDS encoding glycerol-3-phosphate dehydrogenase/oxidase, producing MGFSNVNRAELKKELEEQTYDLLVIGGGITGAGIALDAATRGLKVAVVEMQDFAAGTSSRSTKLVHGGLRYLKQLEVKMVAEVGKEREIVYQNGPHITTPEWMLLPFYKGGTFGPFTTNIALRVYDFLAGVKKSERRKMFTPAVATDYEPLLKNEGLKGAGYYVEYKTDDARLTIEVMKKAVEKGAVALNYMKVADLIYENKKAVGVKVEDVIEGSHFVVRALKIVNAAGPWVDTLREIDHSKKGKSLQLTKGIHLVFNGKKFPLQQAIYFDGPDGRMIFAIPREGKAYVGTTDTVYKGDIAHPEVTVQDRDYILQAIEFMFPSVKIGPAEVESSWAGLRPLIHEDGKSPTEISRKDEIFVSESGLISIAGGKLTGYRKMAEHVLDLVVKQLNEEEGQHYLGSQTKHLPISGGDVGGADGFHKFVVERVKKGKTLGLSEVISGKMIHRYGSNVDTVFSIYENGKGIAGTENMDPLVYAQLRYAIDHELIYKPTDFFIRRTGALYFDIKAVQMHKEVVCQFLKKEFNWTEEQSVGYRKELEDAIKDAILVD from the coding sequence ATGGGGTTTTCAAATGTAAATAGAGCCGAACTGAAAAAGGAACTTGAGGAACAGACATACGATTTACTAGTGATTGGGGGAGGCATTACAGGTGCGGGAATTGCACTGGACGCTGCAACAAGAGGTTTGAAAGTGGCAGTAGTGGAGATGCAGGACTTTGCTGCAGGTACATCGAGCAGATCGACGAAACTCGTCCATGGGGGTTTACGCTACTTAAAGCAATTAGAAGTGAAGATGGTCGCGGAAGTTGGTAAAGAACGGGAAATTGTCTATCAAAACGGCCCGCATATTACGACGCCAGAATGGATGCTACTACCTTTTTACAAAGGAGGAACATTCGGACCGTTCACTACAAATATCGCATTGCGTGTCTATGACTTTTTGGCAGGAGTCAAAAAGAGTGAACGTAGAAAGATGTTCACCCCAGCTGTTGCTACTGACTATGAGCCGTTATTAAAAAATGAAGGATTGAAAGGTGCAGGCTACTATGTTGAATACAAGACGGATGATGCCCGTCTGACGATTGAAGTGATGAAGAAAGCCGTAGAAAAAGGCGCGGTTGCATTGAATTATATGAAAGTTGCTGATCTCATCTATGAAAATAAAAAAGCGGTTGGTGTCAAAGTAGAAGACGTGATTGAAGGTTCTCATTTTGTAGTGAGAGCATTAAAAATTGTCAATGCTGCCGGCCCGTGGGTAGATACATTACGTGAGATAGATCATTCAAAGAAAGGAAAATCATTGCAATTAACAAAAGGAATCCATCTTGTATTTAATGGAAAAAAATTCCCGTTACAACAGGCTATCTATTTCGACGGTCCCGACGGACGAATGATTTTTGCTATTCCAAGAGAAGGAAAAGCATACGTCGGTACGACCGATACGGTTTACAAAGGTGACATCGCGCATCCTGAAGTTACTGTGCAAGATCGAGATTATATACTGCAAGCAATTGAGTTCATGTTCCCATCGGTTAAAATTGGCCCGGCTGAAGTAGAATCCAGTTGGGCGGGATTGCGACCGTTAATTCATGAGGATGGAAAATCGCCGACAGAAATCTCGAGAAAAGATGAGATATTTGTATCCGAGTCTGGTCTCATTTCCATTGCGGGTGGTAAATTGACAGGTTATCGTAAAATGGCTGAACATGTTTTGGATCTTGTCGTCAAACAATTGAATGAAGAAGAAGGCCAGCACTATCTCGGGTCTCAAACGAAGCATCTGCCGATTTCAGGTGGGGATGTAGGCGGCGCAGACGGGTTCCATAAATTTGTAGTAGAAAGAGTGAAGAAGGGGAAGACGCTTGGACTGTCAGAAGTAATTTCCGGAAAAATGATTCACCGCTACGGGTCAAATGTCGATACTGTTTTCTCGATTTACGAAAATGGTAAAGGGATAGCGGGAACAGAAAACATGGATCCTCTTGTCTACGCACAATTACGTTATGCAATTGACCACGAACTCATCTACAAACCAACTGATTTCTTTATCAGGCGAACAGGTGCATTGTACTTCGATATAAAAGCAGTTCAGATGCATAAAGAAGTAGTATGCCAATTCTTGAAAAAAGAGTTTAACTGGACAGAAGAGCAATCCGTAGGCTATCGAAAAGAACTTGAGGATGCGATTAAGGATGCAATTCTAGTTGATTGA
- a CDS encoding S-layer homology domain-containing protein has product MKKLLASLLVFTMLGMMNANLAMGATFKDVPASHSNYKDIEYLSSKGVISGYSNGTFKPNAPVTNRQAAAMLVKMVGLKQSVSNVSPYRDVGPKDPAYREIYIAAHSGLFPIGGSFEPNAPLTREALARAVSVAFELEGDSPIVFKDVAKSHKSYSYINLLATNNITTGYPDGSFKPNGTVSRAHFSAFLTRASKPNSTSGKLENMVLSKKDGEKKFKIAGEVYTLESYYYASKDDTASFGKDKHTYQLKGEKGDIYIVEYPYKNQSEKNVLLLDLNKEWGSHEKVVFKGSGYEEYMSNCRFTTSNCGSSISRVDGDSIDYWSIHYKNAEQMKGITNFLSDIKGTIQEKGKNKAYMNAIGLSNVDYSFFSYSEEDDNYTYRADFNYSPTDVHEEDFIIKIFEGKMMKSEMEKLLSRANRADFLTVEMVDADTALITTNDADTNDNYSIVNELHVHSTYINVNTGEFVNVDARKWVSHLSYYDSESYRIKHNAMTMEMFPMTKKAATDIWRNSR; this is encoded by the coding sequence ATGAAAAAGTTGTTGGCAAGTTTGCTTGTTTTCACGATGCTTGGCATGATGAACGCTAATTTAGCTATGGGTGCAACATTTAAAGATGTTCCCGCGAGTCACAGTAATTACAAAGATATTGAATATCTATCGAGTAAAGGGGTTATTAGCGGTTACTCAAATGGAACATTTAAGCCAAATGCGCCAGTTACTAATCGACAAGCAGCAGCAATGCTTGTAAAGATGGTGGGGTTGAAACAATCTGTTTCGAATGTATCTCCATATCGTGATGTCGGACCTAAAGATCCTGCATACCGAGAAATTTACATAGCTGCACATTCAGGATTGTTTCCGATTGGTGGATCATTTGAACCAAACGCTCCTTTGACACGAGAAGCGCTGGCAAGGGCTGTATCTGTTGCGTTTGAACTAGAAGGCGATTCACCAATTGTATTTAAGGATGTTGCGAAGTCGCATAAATCGTATTCGTATATCAATCTTTTAGCGACAAATAACATAACAACTGGATATCCGGACGGGAGTTTTAAACCAAATGGTACTGTTTCACGTGCTCACTTCTCTGCATTTTTAACACGTGCTTCAAAGCCGAATTCTACTTCTGGTAAACTAGAAAATATGGTTTTATCAAAAAAAGACGGTGAGAAGAAATTCAAGATTGCCGGTGAAGTCTATACACTCGAATCTTATTATTATGCCTCAAAAGACGACACAGCCAGTTTTGGTAAGGATAAGCACACCTATCAGTTGAAAGGTGAAAAAGGAGATATCTATATAGTTGAATATCCTTATAAAAATCAGTCTGAAAAGAACGTTCTTCTGCTCGATCTCAATAAGGAGTGGGGGAGTCATGAAAAGGTTGTTTTCAAAGGAAGCGGCTATGAAGAATACATGAGCAATTGTAGGTTTACGACATCTAACTGCGGTTCTAGTATAAGTCGTGTCGATGGCGATTCCATCGATTACTGGTCCATTCACTATAAGAATGCCGAACAGATGAAGGGAATTACTAATTTCCTGTCAGACATCAAAGGAACGATTCAAGAAAAAGGAAAGAACAAAGCATATATGAATGCAATCGGTCTATCAAACGTAGACTACTCGTTTTTTAGTTACTCTGAAGAGGATGACAACTACACTTATCGAGCGGACTTCAACTATTCACCAACAGATGTCCATGAAGAAGACTTTATCATTAAAATTTTCGAAGGTAAAATGATGAAATCGGAGATGGAAAAACTCTTATCTAGAGCTAATCGAGCAGATTTCCTAACAGTTGAAATGGTAGATGCCGATACAGCTTTAATTACAACAAATGACGCAGACACAAATGATAACTATAGTATTGTCAACGAATTACATGTTCACTCGACGTATATCAATGTTAATACAGGAGAGTTTGTAAATGTGGATGCAAGAAAATGGGTTAGTCATCTATCTTACTATGACAGTGAATCATATCGGATCAAACATAATGCTATGACGATGGAGATGTTCCCAATGACTAAAAAAGCTGCAACTGATATCTGGCGCAATTCTCGTTAA
- a CDS encoding DUF4385 domain-containing protein — MAFDYDLDYENLNLRKHPELYKVGRGEQGVLLVEPYKSEILPYWRFKTPEIAKESAEKIYELFEEYRKDDDFVGMDMARKFIQMGHTRARRYTNYKGGRKYNEDGSIKERQIDPVKEESARIFKEYWDRIRGDEDYLKRKKAHQKVYG; from the coding sequence ATGGCATTCGATTATGACCTCGACTATGAAAACCTTAATTTGCGCAAACACCCCGAGCTCTATAAAGTCGGTAGAGGTGAACAAGGCGTTCTACTCGTGGAACCATATAAAAGTGAAATTCTTCCGTACTGGCGTTTCAAGACTCCAGAAATCGCCAAAGAATCAGCAGAGAAAATCTATGAGCTGTTCGAAGAATACAGGAAAGATGATGATTTTGTCGGCATGGACATGGCTCGTAAATTCATTCAGATGGGACATACGCGTGCGCGACGGTATACGAACTACAAAGGTGGACGGAAATATAATGAGGACGGCAGCATAAAAGAGAGACAGATCGACCCGGTAAAAGAAGAATCTGCGCGGATTTTCAAAGAATATTGGGATAGAATTAGGGGAGATGAAGATTATTTGAAGAGAAAGAAAGCGCATCAGAAAGTATATGGATAA
- a CDS encoding TOTE conflict system archaeo-eukaryotic primase domain-containing protein: MNLDDYKKAIHENAYLKLIIKNHLPTLELKNPDDIITNESDVQDKVHLFTDLFRGRTDVFARKWETAEGKAGYAPVVSKGGYENLSHQAIYDHLSGKHTIGLYPMLSDDTCLLLVADFDKQNWQQDVTDFVHTCKIVDIPVYIERSRSGNGAHVWIFFSQALPARLARRLGEALLTFTRSKFRTSLSSFDRLFPSQDQLSTSSSLGNLIALPLQPQARRNGNSEFLTASFEPIQDQWLYLSAVTKVGESTIKKALHTLGFPHSDLSVNEQPVIIQAIKKNGIHIRLDTLSETVISKLKELASFSNPEFYRAKAKRLTTNHLLARIEGYDINDTHLILPRGIEQSVQELANSLNLKLEWLDERNRGDIIEHDFHGTLTAQQQDAIRELLLHDCGVLSAATGFGKTVTAAALIAERKVNTLIIVNRKQLQSQWIEQLSFFLKLPKKKIGQIGGGKNTATGTIDVAMLQTLTANGIHSAITHYGQVIFDECHHVSAFSAEQLMKMVRAKYVYGLTATPVRKDGLHPIITMQCGPIIYKTDAKAQALIRPFHHVLKERFTNYKTKSENIQHIYNEIAEDTERNQMIFDDVLLALEEGLTPLILTERVSHVNILAAMFKGFAKNIIILSGELKKKEQLQSLQKIRELTDDDELLIIATGKYIGEGFDFSRLNALFLAMPISWKGLLTQYVGRLHREHNEKDEVRVYDYIDRSVPALLNMSKKRLKGFKNMGYVRQDDKQTTTEQMKLF, from the coding sequence ATGAATTTAGATGACTACAAAAAAGCGATCCATGAAAATGCTTATTTGAAGCTGATCATTAAAAATCACCTGCCTACACTTGAACTGAAAAATCCTGACGACATCATCACGAACGAGTCAGACGTCCAAGATAAAGTACATCTATTTACGGATTTGTTTAGAGGACGCACAGATGTTTTTGCGAGAAAGTGGGAAACGGCAGAAGGAAAAGCAGGATATGCACCCGTCGTTTCAAAAGGCGGATATGAAAATCTAAGCCATCAAGCTATATATGACCATCTCAGCGGTAAACATACGATCGGTCTTTATCCAATGCTCTCGGATGACACATGCTTACTTCTTGTGGCTGACTTTGATAAACAGAATTGGCAACAGGACGTCACAGACTTCGTTCATACTTGTAAAATAGTCGACATCCCAGTTTATATAGAAAGATCTCGCTCGGGCAACGGTGCGCATGTTTGGATTTTCTTCTCGCAGGCACTTCCGGCACGTCTTGCACGTAGACTTGGTGAGGCACTCCTGACTTTCACACGGTCAAAGTTTCGGACCTCTCTGTCTTCATTCGACCGGTTATTTCCTAGTCAAGACCAGTTATCGACCTCAAGTAGCCTAGGTAACTTAATCGCTTTACCCTTGCAACCGCAAGCACGGAGGAACGGCAACAGTGAATTCCTTACCGCTTCATTTGAACCGATTCAAGATCAATGGTTATATCTATCCGCAGTCACCAAAGTCGGAGAGTCCACAATTAAAAAAGCATTACATACACTTGGCTTCCCTCATTCTGATCTGTCGGTGAATGAACAGCCAGTAATCATCCAGGCTATCAAAAAGAATGGAATCCATATACGACTCGATACTCTTTCGGAAACGGTCATTTCTAAATTAAAAGAACTGGCTTCTTTTAGCAATCCAGAGTTCTACAGAGCAAAGGCGAAACGACTGACTACGAACCATCTTCTAGCACGAATTGAAGGATATGACATTAACGATACTCATTTAATCCTTCCAAGAGGGATCGAACAGTCTGTCCAGGAATTAGCTAACTCATTAAACTTGAAATTAGAATGGCTTGATGAAAGAAATAGAGGAGATATAATTGAACACGATTTCCACGGGACTCTAACTGCACAGCAACAAGATGCTATAAGAGAATTATTATTACATGATTGTGGTGTATTGTCTGCCGCTACTGGTTTCGGGAAAACCGTTACTGCAGCTGCATTAATTGCTGAAAGAAAAGTGAATACACTCATCATCGTGAATCGTAAACAGTTGCAAAGCCAGTGGATTGAACAACTATCCTTCTTTCTAAAACTGCCTAAAAAGAAGATAGGGCAAATCGGCGGCGGTAAAAACACAGCAACAGGCACTATTGATGTAGCGATGTTACAAACATTGACAGCGAACGGAATTCACTCTGCCATTACCCACTATGGGCAAGTGATTTTTGATGAATGTCATCATGTCTCTGCTTTTTCTGCAGAACAATTAATGAAGATGGTCCGCGCAAAATATGTATACGGTCTAACCGCAACACCTGTCCGCAAAGACGGTCTCCATCCGATTATAACTATGCAATGCGGACCCATTATATATAAAACAGACGCCAAGGCCCAAGCACTCATCCGCCCGTTTCATCATGTACTCAAAGAACGTTTTACGAATTATAAGACGAAATCCGAAAACATTCAGCATATATACAATGAAATTGCAGAAGATACCGAGCGCAATCAAATGATTTTCGATGATGTTCTGCTCGCGCTCGAAGAAGGTTTGACACCTTTGATTCTTACAGAGCGAGTGAGCCATGTGAACATTTTAGCTGCAATGTTTAAAGGCTTTGCGAAAAATATTATTATACTTTCAGGCGAACTCAAGAAAAAAGAACAGCTACAATCATTACAAAAAATCCGTGAACTGACTGATGATGATGAACTTCTCATTATTGCAACAGGAAAATACATTGGAGAAGGCTTCGATTTTTCGAGACTGAATGCACTTTTTCTGGCCATGCCGATTTCATGGAAAGGATTACTAACCCAATACGTTGGGCGCCTACATCGTGAACATAATGAAAAAGATGAAGTTCGAGTCTATGACTATATCGACCGCTCGGTGCCCGCTTTACTTAATATGTCGAAAAAGAGATTGAAAGGCTTTAAAAATATGGGATATGTACGACAAGACGATAAACAGACGACAACTGAGCAGATGAAACTATTTTAA
- a CDS encoding queuosine precursor transporter, producing the protein MRYYLSGIFVGLLLLSNIVAVKLMSIGSWIVIPAAAIIYVCTYPILDVLTEAYGKDAARKTVQTGFIAQLLSIGFIWIAIHLPAAPFFENQEAFETIFSAGFRVTIASLVAYMISQNLDVTIFDKLKQKHGTKQLWVRNNASTMVSQLVDTTIFITIAFAGTMPVSVLLGMIASQYLFKFAIAVLDTPVVYLLVAICRKNEKKLGNVEVSLQQ; encoded by the coding sequence ATGAGGTATTATTTAAGCGGGATTTTTGTCGGACTCTTACTCTTATCGAATATTGTTGCGGTCAAACTGATGAGCATTGGGAGTTGGATTGTCATTCCTGCCGCCGCAATTATCTATGTATGTACGTACCCTATTTTGGATGTGTTAACAGAAGCGTATGGTAAAGATGCTGCTAGAAAGACCGTCCAGACAGGTTTCATCGCCCAACTACTGTCCATCGGGTTTATCTGGATTGCCATCCACTTACCTGCTGCACCCTTCTTTGAAAACCAAGAAGCATTCGAGACGATCTTCAGCGCCGGTTTCCGGGTTACAATCGCGAGTCTCGTCGCCTATATGATTAGTCAGAATCTCGACGTGACGATTTTTGATAAACTGAAACAAAAACACGGAACGAAGCAACTCTGGGTACGTAATAATGCTTCGACAATGGTCAGCCAATTAGTCGATACGACAATCTTTATTACAATCGCGTTCGCGGGCACAATGCCTGTCTCTGTCTTACTCGGTATGATTGCAAGCCAGTATTTGTTCAAGTTTGCTATCGCCGTATTGGATACGCCCGTTGTCTATTTACTGGTCGCGATTTGCAGGAAGAATGAAAAGAAGTTGGGGAATGTGGAAGTTTCACTGCAGCAATAA
- a CDS encoding helix-turn-helix domain-containing protein → MKVGHVIRSERIRQDMKQIVLAKGICTPSYLSKIERNLIHPSDDVAELLLERLGIDATKFHEPDHINSDKEFMELILASYRMVITKKDKTYTKQQLDMLMAINPLSYDDSVYYTYLLVTFRFRLILGGDLEERKIELDAVDGLTSYFDEFQMYLFNINRGLFYYVSGILVKSIHYFEAAFETMNNLSLDDWEVAELHYMIGITYVADNRTLHSREHVQKALSYFSSQFLMGRVMDCYIIMGVVHKQSRNFDESLNAYLKARQICEEFGLNSNLELILHNIGALYGVIGDREKAIKSFKESYEYNSHLTNGQLLSILCIAMEYSKLKNKKLILEWCEKGIKHYELLENEGQASYYHQLSFMKSMYSENGLCEDIAKTSLVYFKENLHYELVSKYSIALANWYFENKKYKLSATLYEEAHKYGNIYRNITEWEDL, encoded by the coding sequence ATGAAAGTGGGCCATGTCATACGTTCTGAACGTATCCGACAAGATATGAAGCAAATTGTATTGGCAAAAGGGATTTGTACACCTTCCTATTTGTCGAAAATTGAACGGAATTTGATTCATCCTAGCGATGATGTGGCAGAGCTTCTTTTGGAGCGTCTTGGCATTGATGCTACAAAATTTCATGAGCCTGATCATATAAACAGCGACAAAGAATTTATGGAACTGATCCTTGCAAGTTATCGAATGGTGATAACAAAGAAGGACAAGACCTATACGAAGCAACAGCTGGATATGTTAATGGCTATAAACCCACTATCATACGATGACTCCGTCTATTATACCTACTTATTAGTAACCTTTCGTTTCCGCTTGATTTTAGGTGGGGATTTAGAAGAAAGGAAAATTGAGTTGGATGCAGTGGATGGACTTACTTCATACTTCGATGAATTTCAGATGTATTTATTTAATATTAATAGAGGGCTGTTTTATTATGTGTCAGGAATTTTAGTGAAATCGATTCATTATTTTGAAGCTGCTTTTGAAACAATGAATAATTTGTCACTCGATGATTGGGAAGTTGCAGAACTTCATTACATGATTGGTATCACTTATGTTGCAGATAATAGAACATTACATTCTAGAGAGCATGTGCAAAAAGCTCTATCATACTTTAGTAGCCAGTTTTTGATGGGGAGAGTTATGGATTGCTATATAATAATGGGTGTTGTTCATAAACAATCCAGAAACTTTGATGAATCATTGAATGCTTATTTAAAAGCAAGGCAAATATGTGAAGAGTTTGGTTTAAATAGTAACTTGGAGTTAATTCTTCATAATATAGGTGCTTTATATGGTGTTATAGGAGATCGTGAAAAAGCAATAAAGAGCTTTAAAGAAAGTTATGAATATAATAGTCACTTAACAAATGGGCAGCTACTATCCATTCTATGTATAGCTATGGAATATTCCAAACTTAAAAATAAAAAGCTAATACTTGAATGGTGTGAAAAGGGAATAAAGCATTATGAGTTATTAGAAAATGAAGGTCAAGCTTCATATTATCATCAATTGAGTTTTATGAAATCTATGTATAGTGAAAACGGACTATGCGAAGATATCGCTAAGACCTCACTAGTCTATTTTAAAGAGAACCTGCATTATGAACTCGTTTCTAAATATAGTATTGCGTTGGCGAATTGGTATTTTGAGAATAAGAAATACAAATTATCTGCGACTCTATATGAAGAAGCACACAAATATGGTAATATTTATAGGAATATAACCGAATGGGAGGATTTGTGA
- the queF gene encoding preQ(1) synthase — protein MAGRDEETLSDLTLLGNQNTKYTYEYDPSILEAVDNMHTERDFFVKFNCPEFTSLCPMTGQPDFATMYISFVPDQKLVESKALKLYLFSFRNHGDFHEDCVNIIMNDLIKLIDPRYIEVWGKFTPRGGLSIDPYCNYGKPGTKYEKMAEHRLLNHDMYPEKVDNR, from the coding sequence TTGGCTGGAAGAGATGAAGAAACACTTAGCGATTTAACCTTGTTAGGCAATCAAAACACGAAGTACACGTACGAATACGACCCAAGTATTTTGGAGGCCGTCGATAATATGCATACGGAACGGGATTTCTTCGTGAAATTCAACTGTCCTGAATTCACCTCACTATGTCCGATGACAGGTCAACCCGATTTTGCAACAATGTATATTAGTTTTGTACCTGATCAGAAACTAGTCGAAAGTAAAGCACTGAAGCTTTATTTATTCAGCTTCAGAAATCATGGCGACTTCCACGAGGACTGCGTCAATATCATTATGAATGATTTGATCAAGCTGATTGACCCTCGTTATATCGAAGTTTGGGGCAAGTTCACACCACGCGGCGGTCTATCCATCGACCCTTATTGTAATTACGGCAAGCCGGGAACGAAATACGAAAAAATGGCTGAACATCGTCTACTGAACCACGATATGTATCCGGAAAAGGTGGATAATCGATGA
- a CDS encoding gamma-glutamyltransferase family protein produces MDYLYNPNPSYRYTAFANNGMVATSQPLAAQVGIEIMRQGGNAIDAAIATAAALTVVEPTSNGIGGDAYALVWVNEKLHGLNASGPAPGLLTIDAVKSVGHEKMPIFGLTPVTVPGVPAAWAELSRKFGKLSLLECLKPAIRYAEDGFPLTPILGKYWKIAYNKFKELNTDGEFDNWFATFAPKGRAPEIGEIWKSPGHAATLRAIGETNAESFYKGELADQIDSFVAKNKGYLRKSDLEKYQVEWVEPVSTNYRGYDVWEIPPNGQGMIALMALNIFSEMNPPKPDNTSTLHEQIEAMKLAFADGKAFITEPSDMPISVEELLSKEYAEKRAREVTDRAQLPEPIELPKGGTVYLATADGDGNMVSFIQSNYMGFGSGIVIPDTGIALQNRGADFSLDEKHPNALKPGKRTYNTIIPGFLTKNGQAIGPFGVMGGYMQPQGHFQVIMNTIDYKLNPQAALDYPRWQWVKDKTVHVEPGFPNHLAQALTRLGHDIIPKLDTGSFGRGQIIWRDPESGVLSGGTESRTDGSIALW; encoded by the coding sequence TTGGATTACTTATACAACCCAAATCCATCATACAGGTATACTGCCTTTGCTAATAATGGAATGGTAGCAACATCACAACCGCTTGCAGCACAAGTTGGAATTGAAATTATGCGCCAAGGCGGTAACGCAATTGATGCTGCGATAGCAACCGCTGCTGCACTGACTGTTGTTGAACCGACGTCTAATGGAATTGGCGGCGACGCTTATGCACTCGTTTGGGTTAATGAAAAATTACATGGTTTAAATGCTTCAGGACCTGCTCCCGGATTATTGACAATTGATGCTGTGAAAAGTGTGGGACACGAAAAAATGCCAATATTTGGTCTGACTCCGGTTACAGTGCCAGGAGTTCCAGCGGCATGGGCAGAGCTATCCCGGAAATTCGGTAAACTCTCTTTACTTGAGTGCCTCAAGCCTGCTATCCGCTATGCGGAAGACGGGTTTCCACTGACTCCGATTCTAGGTAAGTATTGGAAAATTGCTTATAACAAATTTAAAGAGTTAAATACGGACGGTGAATTTGATAACTGGTTTGCTACATTCGCGCCAAAAGGACGTGCGCCTGAAATCGGAGAAATATGGAAATCACCGGGACACGCTGCTACACTTCGTGCGATTGGAGAAACAAATGCGGAGTCGTTTTATAAAGGGGAACTAGCGGATCAGATTGATTCGTTCGTAGCTAAGAACAAAGGCTATTTACGTAAATCAGATCTAGAAAAGTATCAGGTGGAGTGGGTTGAACCTGTTTCAACAAACTATAGAGGTTATGACGTGTGGGAAATACCGCCGAATGGCCAAGGAATGATTGCATTGATGGCCTTAAATATTTTCTCTGAAATGAACCCACCAAAACCAGATAATACTTCAACACTGCATGAACAAATTGAAGCGATGAAATTAGCTTTTGCAGATGGAAAAGCATTCATAACAGAGCCGAGTGATATGCCGATTTCGGTTGAAGAGCTTCTATCTAAAGAATACGCTGAAAAACGTGCCCGAGAAGTTACGGATAGAGCACAGTTACCTGAACCGATCGAACTTCCAAAAGGAGGAACTGTGTACCTTGCTACAGCGGATGGTGACGGCAATATGGTATCGTTCATCCAGTCCAATTATATGGGCTTTGGTTCAGGAATCGTAATACCCGATACAGGAATCGCTTTACAAAACCGCGGTGCAGACTTCTCACTTGATGAAAAGCATCCAAATGCACTTAAACCCGGAAAGAGGACATATAATACGATCATCCCTGGATTTTTGACGAAAAATGGCCAAGCGATTGGACCTTTTGGGGTGATGGGTGGCTATATGCAACCTCAAGGCCATTTCCAAGTGATCATGAACACGATTGACTATAAGTTAAATCCGCAAGCGGCACTCGATTATCCGCGGTGGCAGTGGGTGAAAGATAAAACGGTCCATGTTGAACCTGGATTCCCGAACCACCTCGCGCAAGCTTTGACACGTCTTGGACACGATATCATACCAAAACTCGACACGGGTTCATTCGGACGTGGTCAAATAATATGGCGTGATCCGGAAAGTGGAGTACTGTCTGGTGGAACCGAATCACGAACAGATGGTTCAATTGCGCTTTGGTGA